From the Synechococcus sp. HK01-R genome, one window contains:
- a CDS encoding anhydro-N-acetylmuramic acid kinase → MRVIGLMSGTSADGVDAALVDFNGHPSQPHWRLIRQASLPYPRELQSRILAVAQGEPTAAGSLLALSEEITLHQAEAARACDPLGQASLVGCHGQTIWHRPPERNVDGSFRLGASWQLLQAESLAQQLGRAVIHNFRAADLALGGQGAPLVPMADAALLGRCTGWRALLNLGGIANLTLIPPRCGPDRDQPVLGWDCGPANSLIDLAIQQFSHGRETFDRDGQRAAAGKVHEAWIQRWLQEPYFLQAPPKSTGRELFGRDDLQRRLSELSNASNDDCLATLTAFTAAVVAADLARIQAQGRPLPLELLVAGGGGRNPTMMRELTRRCRGLRVRSSDALALPATSREAIVFALLAWWHQRRHPGNAPAVTGAQRAVVLGQRAEPA, encoded by the coding sequence ATGCGCGTCATCGGGCTGATGAGCGGCACCAGCGCCGATGGGGTCGATGCCGCTCTTGTGGACTTCAACGGCCACCCAAGCCAGCCCCATTGGCGCCTGATTCGCCAGGCATCACTGCCCTACCCAAGGGAGCTTCAGTCCAGGATCCTGGCGGTGGCGCAGGGGGAACCGACCGCAGCCGGTTCACTGCTGGCACTCTCCGAAGAGATCACCCTCCATCAGGCCGAAGCCGCTCGGGCCTGCGATCCCCTGGGCCAGGCCAGCCTGGTGGGCTGCCACGGACAAACAATCTGGCACCGTCCACCCGAGCGGAATGTCGACGGAAGCTTCCGACTGGGGGCCAGCTGGCAACTGTTGCAGGCCGAATCGCTGGCCCAGCAACTGGGCCGGGCAGTGATTCACAACTTCAGAGCAGCGGACCTTGCTCTGGGGGGCCAGGGTGCGCCGCTTGTGCCCATGGCAGATGCAGCCCTGCTTGGTCGCTGCACGGGCTGGCGCGCCCTTCTGAACTTGGGAGGAATCGCCAATCTCACCCTGATCCCGCCCCGCTGCGGGCCTGACCGCGACCAGCCGGTGCTGGGTTGGGACTGCGGACCGGCCAACAGCCTGATCGATCTGGCCATCCAGCAATTCAGCCACGGCAGGGAGACGTTTGACCGGGATGGACAACGAGCCGCAGCCGGGAAGGTGCACGAGGCCTGGATCCAGCGCTGGCTGCAGGAGCCTTACTTCCTTCAGGCTCCGCCGAAATCCACGGGCCGAGAACTCTTTGGACGCGATGACCTGCAACGACGACTCTCCGAACTGAGCAATGCCTCCAACGACGACTGCCTTGCCACCCTCACCGCTTTCACTGCCGCAGTGGTGGCAGCGGATCTCGCGCGGATTCAAGCCCAGGGCCGGCCGCTCCCCCTGGAGCTCCTGGTGGCTGGTGGCGGCGGCAGAAACCCGACCATGATGCGTGAGCTAACCCGCCGTTGCCGCGGGCTGCGTGTGCGATCCAGCGATGCGTTGGCGCTTCCCGCCACCAGCCGGGAGGCGATTGTGTTTGCCCTGCTCGCCTGGTGGCATCAGCGGCGCCACCCCGGCAATGCGCCAGCCGTGACTGGTGCCCAGCGCGCCGTTGTGCTGGGGCAGCGAGCCGAGCCCGCCTGA
- a CDS encoding TrkH family potassium uptake protein produces the protein MPIPAALSRTQAWYRRLTVPQFTVVTGLLVILAGTLILATPVCSGSQVGLWEALFTATSAVTVTGLSVIDVGQDLTPIGQGVLAVMILVGGLGLMAITTFLQGFVVRGTALRQRLDRGQTLDEFGVGGVGSTFRGIALTAAVMILIGATVLYSFGFTDLPRGPERLWASLFHSISAYNNAGFGLWSDSLENYRTNGVVNAVILVLIVLGGLGWRVTNDVWTHRQRLNRRNLSLHTRLVLRSSLILIAIGTGGLLITESLTHGQFLSSVAWPERLMAALFESVSARTAGFTTVHLSLQSISDSGLLLMMTLMFIGASPGGTGGGIKTTTVVALVAATRSTLRGREDVVIRNRQISDKVVLRAVSITVASLLFVLAMALLLALSSNLSGEEPFTFLELLFTCISAFATVGLDLGVTEHLGRFGQLVLVLGMFVGRLGILLLLSAIWETLNRDLFTRQNRIGFPREDLYV, from the coding sequence ATGCCGATCCCTGCCGCGCTCTCCCGAACTCAGGCCTGGTATCGACGCCTGACGGTCCCGCAATTCACGGTGGTCACAGGACTTCTGGTGATCCTGGCGGGCACCCTGATCCTGGCAACACCGGTCTGCTCTGGTTCGCAAGTGGGCCTCTGGGAAGCCCTGTTCACCGCCACCTCCGCCGTCACTGTGACCGGGCTGTCAGTCATCGATGTTGGTCAGGACCTCACGCCGATCGGGCAAGGGGTTCTGGCCGTGATGATCCTGGTGGGAGGCCTTGGACTGATGGCGATCACCACGTTCCTCCAGGGATTTGTGGTGCGTGGTACTGCCTTGAGGCAACGGCTTGACCGCGGTCAGACCCTCGATGAATTCGGCGTCGGGGGGGTGGGCAGCACCTTCCGCGGCATTGCCCTGACGGCAGCGGTGATGATCCTGATCGGTGCCACGGTTCTCTACAGCTTCGGCTTCACCGATCTGCCACGGGGGCCTGAGCGGCTCTGGGCATCCCTGTTTCACAGCATTTCCGCTTACAACAACGCGGGCTTCGGCCTCTGGAGCGACAGCCTTGAGAACTACCGCACCAACGGCGTTGTCAACGCAGTGATCTTGGTGCTGATCGTGCTCGGGGGCCTTGGTTGGCGCGTGACCAATGACGTCTGGACCCATCGCCAGCGCCTCAATCGCCGCAATCTCAGCCTGCACACCCGGCTCGTTCTGCGCTCCAGCCTGATCCTGATCGCCATCGGCACCGGCGGTCTGCTGATCACCGAATCACTCACACATGGACAGTTCCTCAGCAGCGTGGCCTGGCCGGAACGATTGATGGCTGCACTCTTCGAATCGGTCAGTGCTCGCACAGCCGGCTTCACCACCGTGCATCTCTCCCTCCAGAGCATCTCGGATTCCGGCCTGCTGCTGATGATGACCCTGATGTTCATCGGGGCGAGCCCGGGGGGAACTGGAGGCGGCATCAAGACCACAACGGTGGTCGCCCTTGTCGCTGCGACCCGCTCCACCCTGCGGGGCCGTGAGGACGTGGTGATCCGCAACCGTCAGATCTCCGACAAGGTGGTGTTGCGAGCCGTCAGCATCACGGTGGCCTCGCTCCTGTTCGTGCTGGCGATGGCCTTGCTCCTGGCCCTTAGTAGCAACCTCAGTGGTGAGGAACCCTTCACGTTTCTGGAGCTTCTGTTCACCTGCATTTCCGCCTTCGCCACCGTGGGTCTGGATCTGGGGGTGACTGAGCACCTTGGACGATTCGGGCAGCTGGTGCTGGTGCTGGGCATGTTTGTGGGACGCCTGGGGATCCTGCTGCTACTGAGTGCGATCTGGGAAACCCTCAACCGGGATCTGTTCACTCGTCAGAATCGAATCGGTTTCCCCCGGGAGGATCTCTATGTCTAG
- a CDS encoding SLC13 family permease, whose protein sequence is MAELIAALQHPQALITLAVLLLAVVLFVTGWLAPELTGLLSVALLVSSGVLTPEQGLAGFGSPALITLMGLFAVSAALFRSGALDRLRELIASERIRSSRRMVALLTLVVAPISAVVPNTPIVASLLPVLESWCRRRRIAPSRVLLPLSFATVLGGTLTLLGSSVNLLASDISRQFGLGPLELFSMTAIGLPVWLAGSVFMLLAPSGLLPSRGEDDSQLATSPSQSGYTTEVTIPPNSSLVGQTLRHSRLQRRFDVDVLELQRGAERLLPPLADRRLEAGDRLLLRVTRDDLLRLQQDHTIQLADAQRPPGNPMAFSDLEATLFSTEVDGGQRTVEVLLPAGSTLAGASLRELRFRQRHNATVLALRRGQQTVQERLGQAVLREGDVLLLQAPLDAIRGLQASNDLLVLDQLENDLPTVRRKPLAIGIAVLMLLIPTLTPIPLVAAVLLAVVAMVITGCLRPGEVQRSIRLDVILLLGSLSSFSVAMQTSGLADGLAADLERLLQPWPAYAALAAMFLVTTLITNVMSNAASVALLVPVATQLAQPLGLPPQSLLMLVLFGASQSFLTPMGYQTNLMVFGPGRYHFLDVPRYGAGLTVIMTLLVPALILRQVQGG, encoded by the coding sequence ATGGCAGAGCTGATTGCAGCCCTGCAACACCCCCAGGCCCTGATCACGCTCGCGGTTCTGCTGCTGGCTGTCGTGCTGTTCGTCACAGGGTGGCTGGCGCCAGAGCTGACGGGCCTGCTCAGCGTCGCTCTGCTCGTGAGCTCGGGTGTCCTGACACCGGAGCAGGGGCTGGCGGGATTCGGCAGTCCGGCCCTGATCACCCTGATGGGTCTGTTTGCAGTGTCTGCGGCCCTCTTCCGCAGTGGCGCACTCGATCGTCTGCGGGAGCTGATCGCCTCTGAACGGATCCGCAGCTCCAGGCGGATGGTGGCCCTGCTGACGTTGGTCGTCGCACCGATTTCGGCCGTGGTGCCGAATACACCAATTGTCGCCAGTCTGCTGCCTGTCTTGGAGAGCTGGTGCCGCCGCCGCCGAATCGCCCCATCGCGGGTCCTGCTTCCCCTCTCCTTCGCGACGGTTCTCGGGGGCACACTCACCTTGTTGGGTAGCTCCGTGAACCTGCTGGCCAGTGACATCAGCCGCCAGTTTGGCCTCGGCCCGCTGGAGCTTTTCAGCATGACGGCGATCGGCCTGCCCGTCTGGCTAGCGGGATCAGTCTTCATGCTCCTTGCACCGTCTGGTTTGCTGCCGAGCCGCGGTGAGGACGACAGCCAACTGGCCACAAGTCCCAGCCAGAGCGGCTACACCACAGAGGTCACCATCCCTCCAAACTCCAGCCTGGTGGGCCAGACCCTCCGCCACAGCCGTCTTCAGAGGCGTTTTGATGTGGATGTGCTGGAACTACAACGCGGGGCAGAACGTCTGCTCCCCCCACTCGCCGATCGTCGCCTCGAAGCCGGAGATCGGCTGCTGCTGAGGGTTACCCGAGATGACCTCCTACGCCTCCAGCAGGACCACACCATCCAACTCGCCGATGCCCAGCGCCCGCCGGGCAACCCGATGGCTTTCTCCGACCTGGAAGCGACCCTGTTCTCGACGGAGGTCGATGGCGGACAACGCACGGTTGAGGTGCTGCTCCCGGCGGGATCCACCCTGGCCGGCGCCAGTCTCAGGGAGCTTCGTTTCCGCCAGCGCCACAACGCCACGGTGCTGGCCCTTCGCCGCGGCCAGCAAACCGTGCAGGAGCGACTGGGCCAGGCCGTCCTGAGGGAAGGCGACGTCTTACTGCTACAAGCTCCCCTTGATGCCATCCGCGGACTGCAAGCCAGCAACGATCTGCTGGTGCTCGATCAGCTTGAAAACGACCTGCCAACGGTTCGACGCAAACCTCTAGCCATCGGCATCGCAGTGCTGATGCTGTTGATCCCCACGCTCACCCCCATCCCGCTCGTCGCAGCGGTTCTGCTGGCCGTGGTGGCGATGGTGATCACCGGTTGTCTCCGACCTGGTGAGGTGCAGCGCTCGATCCGGCTCGATGTGATTCTGCTGCTCGGTTCCCTTTCAAGCTTCAGCGTGGCGATGCAGACCAGTGGGCTTGCCGATGGTCTGGCGGCGGACCTAGAGCGACTGCTGCAACCCTGGCCGGCCTATGCAGCCCTCGCGGCGATGTTCCTGGTCACAACACTGATCACCAATGTGATGAGCAACGCTGCTTCGGTGGCCCTGCTGGTGCCGGTAGCCACTCAACTGGCTCAGCCTCTCGGCCTTCCACCCCAGTCGCTGCTGATGCTGGTGCTGTTCGGGGCGAGCCAGTCTTTTCTGACGCCGATGGGGTATCAGACCAACCTGATGGTTTTCGGTCCGGGGCGCTATCACTTCCTCGATGTTCCGCGCTATGGCGCCGGCCTCACCGTGATCATGACGTTGCTGGTTCCTGCGTTGATCCTCCGGCAGGTTCAGGGAGGCTGA
- a CDS encoding TrkA family potassium uptake protein gives MSREWWSWAASGDAQLQSFGVVGVGRFGSAVCRELLQNSAEVLAVDRSARAIEELRQQEPSIEARVVDCTDEESLREAGILDMDTVVVAISEPIEASITATLIAKDGKGSRVRRVIARATSDLHEKMLIRVGADKVVFPSRMQGERLGLELVRPNLMERLELDERHCIEEIKVPGRFVGRSLRDLNLRKNHHVNVLAAGPARDLTVNPPASHILQEGHVLVVMGLIDDLQKLPRT, from the coding sequence ATGTCTAGGGAGTGGTGGAGCTGGGCCGCATCCGGAGACGCCCAGCTGCAAAGTTTCGGGGTTGTCGGTGTCGGACGCTTCGGCAGCGCCGTGTGCCGCGAGTTGCTTCAGAACAGCGCGGAGGTTCTGGCCGTGGACCGCTCCGCCCGGGCTATCGAGGAACTACGCCAGCAGGAACCCTCCATCGAGGCGCGGGTTGTGGACTGCACCGATGAGGAATCCCTGCGTGAGGCCGGGATTCTCGACATGGACACCGTGGTGGTCGCGATCAGCGAGCCAATCGAAGCCAGCATCACGGCAACCCTGATCGCCAAGGATGGCAAGGGCAGTCGGGTCCGGCGGGTGATTGCACGAGCCACCAGCGATCTGCACGAAAAGATGCTGATTCGCGTTGGAGCCGACAAGGTGGTGTTCCCCTCGCGCATGCAAGGTGAGCGCCTTGGGCTGGAACTCGTGCGGCCGAATCTCATGGAGCGCCTTGAGCTCGATGAACGTCACTGCATCGAGGAGATCAAGGTGCCAGGGCGTTTCGTGGGCCGTTCTCTACGGGACCTGAACCTGCGTAAAAACCATCACGTGAATGTGCTGGCAGCTGGTCCAGCAAGGGATCTCACCGTGAATCCACCGGCCTCCCACATCCTCCAAGAGGGCCACGTGCTGGTGGTGATGGGGTTAATCGACGACCTTCAAAAACTGCCTAGAACCTGA
- a CDS encoding DUF2973 domain-containing protein: protein MLNSLFPILYGAAFVFLLWQAFRVMGQGFRAARSPRDRTGQITVHPELLDQEGRITEEDLLTVRFSGGSDPEETPDGSRNHD, encoded by the coding sequence ATGTTGAACAGCCTGTTCCCGATCCTCTACGGCGCAGCCTTCGTTTTTCTGCTCTGGCAGGCCTTTCGCGTGATGGGCCAGGGATTCCGAGCCGCACGTAGCCCGAGAGACCGCACCGGTCAAATCACCGTGCATCCGGAACTTCTCGATCAAGAGGGGCGCATCACAGAAGAGGACCTGCTCACCGTGCGTTTCAGTGGCGGGAGCGACCCAGAGGAGACGCCTGACGGAAGCAGGAACCACGACTGA
- a CDS encoding trypsin-like peptidase domain-containing protein, with product MLVATAVVGPLALIPQVLPPAQAASAAAAALTPQSFVASAVQRSGPAVVTLETQRTVRSTGVSGLPGGLMLDPFLQRFFGLQSPAAPRARVERGQGSGVIFESSGLVLTNAHVVEKADQVMVGLPDGRRVAGRVLGQDTLTDLAVIRLAESGPWPTAPLGDSDRLQVGDWAIAVGNPFGLENTVTLGIVSNLNRNVSQLGISGKRLDLIQTDAAINPGNSGGPLLNAAGEVVGINTLVRSGPGAGLGFAIPINRARTIAGQLVAQGRASHPMVGIGLSSVPAPRPGATVPPGAVVRSLVPGGPAANAGLRVDDVIVALAGVPVATPAAVVTAIDRHGVGRPLSVKVLRGGTAVSLSITPVEMSNLPQAR from the coding sequence ATGCTCGTCGCGACGGCTGTCGTCGGGCCCCTGGCATTGATCCCTCAGGTTCTGCCCCCGGCACAGGCAGCCTCCGCAGCGGCAGCGGCCCTGACACCCCAATCGTTCGTTGCTTCGGCAGTCCAGAGAAGCGGGCCGGCGGTCGTCACCCTCGAAACCCAGCGAACCGTGCGCTCCACGGGCGTCTCCGGCTTGCCTGGTGGTCTGATGCTGGATCCCTTCCTGCAGAGGTTCTTCGGGCTGCAGTCACCCGCTGCGCCCAGGGCAAGGGTGGAACGCGGTCAGGGCAGTGGTGTGATCTTCGAGTCCTCGGGACTCGTGCTCACCAATGCCCATGTCGTGGAGAAGGCCGATCAGGTCATGGTCGGCCTGCCTGATGGTCGTCGTGTAGCTGGTCGGGTGCTGGGCCAGGACACCCTCACGGATCTTGCGGTGATCCGGTTGGCGGAATCCGGCCCCTGGCCGACAGCACCCCTTGGCGATTCCGATCGTCTTCAGGTCGGTGACTGGGCGATTGCCGTGGGCAATCCTTTCGGTCTGGAGAACACCGTGACGCTGGGAATCGTCAGCAATCTGAACCGCAACGTCTCCCAGCTGGGAATTTCAGGAAAGAGGCTCGACTTGATTCAGACCGACGCCGCCATCAACCCGGGCAATTCCGGTGGACCGTTGCTCAATGCCGCCGGGGAAGTGGTGGGTATCAACACCCTGGTGCGCTCTGGACCTGGTGCGGGTCTGGGTTTTGCGATTCCGATCAATCGAGCCCGCACGATCGCTGGTCAGCTTGTGGCCCAGGGGCGGGCCAGCCATCCCATGGTGGGAATTGGTCTGTCGTCGGTTCCCGCGCCTCGCCCTGGTGCCACCGTGCCCCCAGGAGCGGTGGTGCGTTCTTTGGTGCCCGGAGGACCTGCTGCGAATGCCGGTTTGCGGGTCGACGATGTGATCGTGGCGCTGGCGGGGGTGCCGGTGGCGACTCCTGCCGCCGTGGTGACTGCGATCGACCGGCATGGGGTCGGTCGTCCTCTCAGCGTGAAGGTGCTGCGGGGAGGGACGGCCGTGAGCTTGTCGATCACTCCTGTGGAGATGAGCAACTTGCCGCAGGCGCGCTAG
- a CDS encoding ATP-binding cassette domain-containing protein, with product MLRLERVSKIYPTGEVLRDVTWEVKAGDRIGLVGVNGAGKSTQMRLIAGLEEPSGGQIVRQGDPRIAYLQQEFDVDPRRSVRQELFQAFGEAAQVLNQQREVEAAMASERAAADADHLDDLIHELGRLQTRFEALHGYELDARIDKLLPTIGFSADDAERPVADYSGGWQMRIALGKILLQDPDLLLLDEPTNHLDVETIQWLEGYLTEQSAALVVISHDRTFLDRVCNQIVSTERGISRSYLGNYTDHLEQKALEREATQAAFERQQKEIATQQAYIDRFRASATRSTQAKSREKQLDKVERVDAPIEDVGGPSFRFPPAPRSGAQVAVIESMTHSYGDQILFLGADLEVERGDRIAFVGPNGAGKSTLLRLLMGLETPDEGSARLGEHNIVASYFEQNQAEALDLGKTVIDTMFEAVPDWTQTQVRSLLGNFCFSNESVFKEVGKLSGGEKARLALALMLLSPCNLLVLDEPTNHLDIPAKQMLEDALIHYEGAALLVSHDRYFISRVANRIVELRDGELILYRGDYNYYLEKKDEEKQAAVAAVAAAEQEAKRRANREKQKQRQERKKSAA from the coding sequence GTGCTGAGACTTGAGCGCGTCAGCAAGATCTACCCAACCGGGGAAGTGCTCCGGGATGTGACCTGGGAGGTGAAGGCCGGGGATCGCATCGGTCTCGTGGGCGTGAATGGTGCAGGAAAATCCACCCAGATGCGCCTGATTGCCGGCCTCGAGGAACCGAGCGGAGGTCAGATCGTCCGCCAAGGGGACCCGCGGATCGCCTATCTGCAGCAGGAATTCGATGTCGATCCCCGACGCAGCGTCCGCCAGGAACTGTTTCAAGCCTTCGGAGAAGCGGCCCAAGTGCTGAATCAGCAGCGCGAGGTTGAAGCAGCCATGGCATCGGAACGGGCGGCGGCAGATGCCGACCACCTTGACGATCTGATCCACGAGCTCGGGCGACTGCAAACGCGCTTCGAGGCACTGCACGGCTACGAACTCGATGCCCGCATCGACAAGCTTCTCCCCACCATCGGCTTCAGTGCTGATGACGCGGAACGGCCGGTTGCCGACTACTCCGGCGGCTGGCAGATGCGCATCGCCCTTGGCAAGATCCTGCTCCAAGACCCTGACCTGCTTCTACTCGACGAGCCCACGAACCATCTGGACGTGGAAACGATCCAATGGCTGGAGGGCTACCTCACCGAACAGAGCGCTGCACTGGTTGTGATCAGCCATGACCGCACCTTTCTGGATCGCGTCTGCAATCAGATCGTGAGCACGGAACGCGGGATCTCGCGGAGCTACCTCGGCAACTACACCGACCACTTGGAGCAGAAAGCCCTGGAGCGGGAAGCCACCCAAGCCGCCTTTGAGCGTCAGCAGAAGGAAATCGCCACGCAACAGGCCTATATCGACCGCTTCCGCGCCAGCGCCACTCGCAGCACACAGGCCAAGAGCCGAGAGAAGCAACTCGACAAGGTGGAACGAGTCGATGCCCCGATCGAGGATGTGGGCGGACCGAGCTTCCGCTTCCCACCCGCACCGCGCTCGGGCGCTCAAGTGGCCGTGATCGAATCCATGACCCACAGCTACGGGGATCAGATCCTGTTTCTCGGTGCAGACCTAGAGGTGGAACGGGGGGATCGCATCGCATTTGTCGGACCCAATGGAGCCGGCAAATCCACGCTGTTGCGACTGCTGATGGGGCTGGAGACTCCGGACGAAGGGAGCGCGCGCCTGGGAGAACACAACATCGTGGCCAGCTACTTCGAGCAAAACCAAGCCGAAGCCTTGGATCTCGGCAAAACCGTGATCGACACCATGTTTGAAGCGGTGCCGGACTGGACGCAGACCCAGGTGCGCTCCCTGCTCGGCAACTTCTGCTTCAGCAATGAAAGCGTTTTCAAGGAAGTAGGAAAACTGAGTGGAGGCGAAAAAGCGAGACTGGCTCTGGCTCTCATGCTTCTCAGCCCCTGCAACCTTCTGGTGCTTGACGAGCCCACCAACCACCTCGATATTCCGGCGAAGCAGATGCTGGAAGACGCGCTCATTCATTACGAAGGTGCGGCACTGCTGGTCTCCCATGACCGCTATTTCATCTCAAGGGTGGCCAACCGCATCGTCGAGCTTCGTGATGGCGAACTGATCCTTTATCGAGGCGATTACAACTACTACCTCGAGAAAAAAGACGAAGAAAAACAAGCGGCAGTCGCCGCAGTAGCCGCTGCGGAGCAGGAAGCGAAGCGACGGGCGAATCGAGAAAAGCAGAAGCAACGCCAGGAGCGCAAAAAGAGCGCTGCCTAA
- the hrpB gene encoding ATP-dependent helicase HrpB, with the protein MPTTGSPEFPIDPLLPELCSSLTEGSTVLLQAPPGAGKTTRVPLALLGALNGCPPMGRGILMLEPRRLATRAAACRLAEALGESPGERIGYAVRHEQRSSSITECEVVTTGLFLRRLQSDPELSGIGCVIFDEFHERGRDNDLALALVRDVRHHLRPDLRLLLMSATLNLESLEAELSGATVLTSAGRSYPVTTHHLPPRAGERLSSTVIRALEQHALPLGATELESRQQPPTVLVFLPGLHEIDQCERAIQECSSLEGWQLCSLHGQQPLEVQTRALTACSSEWHGRIVLATAIAESSLTLHGVRLVIDSGLSRRSRYDPETGMEGLETVPTCLASADQRRGRAGRQAPGQCVRLWSPAEQQRRPEHDTPELLRCDPQPLVLDLALWGAGLGEQLHWLDPPPRPSLQEGLHHLVGLGALTPAGLPSDAGRQLAGIGTHPRLGMLLLHAREWKRSRLGADLAALLSERDPLNSNEHGSDLGARLQLLKKGRNDRIHSIRQLSRQLYQQLEALPALRAQALPHAGQPPAADCSDELVAALLLATAFPEWVALQRAERSSSYQLRQGRGAVLTAEDPLQASAALAVARLDLGRVNARIRLALPLPISWLEDLARREGEWQETVALDEGRVRSRRNLQLGALTLQSLPQQRPDPELACSLLLDHLGHAGLETLPWGPRSQQLRERLALLHQHRGLPWPARDWESLARDLPEWLGPSLLGCTGLGDFSEDQLIEALWGEVPWQQRQSLNQLLPESLLIPSGRQARLDYRDGEVCLAVKLQEMFGCLQTPRVLEGRLPVTLELLSPAGRPLQRTQDLEGFWRGSYHDVRRDMRGRYPKHPWPDNPATAIATAGTNKRR; encoded by the coding sequence TTGCCCACGACCGGTTCTCCCGAGTTTCCGATCGACCCGCTGCTTCCAGAGCTCTGCAGCTCGCTGACGGAAGGATCCACCGTGCTCCTACAGGCTCCACCTGGGGCAGGGAAGACCACCCGTGTGCCCCTGGCCTTGCTTGGCGCGCTCAACGGATGCCCGCCCATGGGCAGGGGCATCCTGATGCTGGAACCACGGCGGCTTGCCACCCGTGCCGCTGCCTGCCGATTAGCTGAGGCACTCGGAGAATCCCCTGGCGAGCGAATTGGCTACGCCGTCCGTCATGAGCAGCGGTCCTCGTCAATCACCGAATGCGAGGTGGTGACCACGGGACTGTTCCTTCGACGCCTTCAAAGCGACCCGGAACTCAGTGGCATTGGCTGCGTGATTTTCGATGAATTCCACGAACGGGGCCGAGACAACGATCTAGCCCTCGCCCTCGTGCGGGATGTCCGCCATCACCTGAGGCCGGATCTGCGCCTGTTGCTGATGTCAGCCACGCTCAATCTGGAATCACTGGAGGCGGAGTTGTCCGGCGCCACGGTGCTCACGAGCGCGGGGCGTTCGTATCCCGTCACCACCCATCACCTACCTCCACGGGCGGGGGAACGTCTCAGCAGCACGGTCATCCGGGCTCTGGAACAGCATGCCCTGCCCCTCGGCGCTACCGAGCTAGAGAGCCGCCAGCAACCACCGACCGTGCTGGTGTTTCTGCCCGGCCTTCACGAGATCGACCAATGTGAGCGTGCGATCCAGGAATGCTCGAGCCTGGAGGGATGGCAGCTGTGCAGCCTCCATGGCCAGCAGCCCCTGGAGGTTCAGACCCGTGCTCTGACCGCCTGTAGCAGCGAATGGCACGGACGGATTGTGCTGGCCACGGCCATTGCCGAAAGCTCCCTCACCCTTCATGGGGTGAGGCTGGTGATCGACAGCGGCCTCAGTCGCCGCAGTCGTTACGACCCTGAAACGGGCATGGAAGGCCTGGAAACCGTGCCGACCTGCCTGGCTAGTGCCGATCAACGGCGAGGGAGAGCAGGGCGCCAGGCTCCTGGTCAATGCGTCCGCCTCTGGTCACCAGCGGAGCAACAGCGACGCCCTGAGCACGACACACCTGAGTTGCTGCGCTGCGATCCTCAGCCTCTGGTGCTTGACCTGGCGCTCTGGGGCGCCGGTCTCGGAGAGCAGCTGCACTGGCTGGATCCTCCGCCCCGGCCCTCCCTCCAGGAGGGATTGCACCATCTCGTCGGGCTGGGGGCCTTGACCCCAGCCGGCCTTCCAAGCGATGCCGGTCGGCAACTGGCAGGCATCGGGACCCATCCCCGTCTGGGGATGCTCTTACTCCATGCCCGCGAGTGGAAGCGCTCTCGACTGGGGGCCGACCTTGCCGCTCTGCTGAGCGAGCGGGACCCCCTCAATTCCAACGAGCATGGCAGCGACCTTGGGGCCAGGCTGCAGCTGCTGAAGAAGGGCCGGAACGACCGGATCCACAGCATCCGACAACTCAGCCGGCAGCTCTATCAACAACTGGAAGCGCTGCCAGCCCTGCGGGCGCAGGCGCTCCCCCATGCCGGACAGCCACCCGCGGCTGATTGCAGTGATGAGCTGGTGGCGGCCTTACTGCTGGCAACGGCATTCCCTGAGTGGGTGGCTTTACAGCGCGCCGAACGATCGAGCAGCTATCAGCTGCGCCAGGGCCGGGGGGCAGTACTGACAGCGGAGGACCCCCTGCAGGCGTCAGCGGCCCTCGCAGTAGCGCGTCTCGACCTCGGGCGGGTCAATGCCCGGATCCGGCTCGCCCTGCCCCTCCCCATCTCCTGGCTTGAAGACCTGGCCAGACGCGAGGGTGAATGGCAGGAAACGGTGGCTCTGGATGAGGGACGGGTCCGATCGCGGCGGAACCTTCAACTGGGAGCCCTCACCCTCCAGTCTTTGCCCCAACAGAGGCCCGATCCTGAACTGGCCTGCTCTCTGCTCCTTGATCACCTGGGCCATGCGGGCCTGGAGACGCTCCCCTGGGGCCCGCGCAGCCAACAGCTGCGGGAACGACTCGCGCTTCTGCATCAGCACAGAGGACTCCCCTGGCCCGCACGCGACTGGGAGTCTTTGGCCAGGGACCTGCCAGAGTGGCTGGGACCCTCGTTACTGGGCTGCACAGGCTTGGGCGACTTCAGCGAAGACCAGCTGATCGAGGCTCTCTGGGGAGAGGTGCCCTGGCAGCAACGCCAATCACTGAACCAACTATTGCCGGAGTCGCTTCTGATCCCGTCCGGTCGCCAGGCCAGGCTCGACTACCGAGACGGAGAGGTCTGCCTGGCCGTCAAGCTGCAGGAGATGTTTGGCTGCCTGCAGACCCCCAGGGTGCTGGAGGGACGTCTCCCTGTGACGCTCGAGCTGCTCTCGCCAGCGGGGCGCCCCTTACAGAGAACCCAGGATCTGGAGGGCTTCTGGAGAGGCAGCTACCACGATGTTCGCCGAGACATGCGTGGCCGTTACCCCAAACATCCCTGGCCAGACAACCCCGCCACCGCGATCGCAACCGCTGGGACGAACAAGCGCCGTTAA